From a single Metopolophium dirhodum isolate CAU chromosome 6, ASM1992520v1, whole genome shotgun sequence genomic region:
- the LOC132946317 gene encoding GPALPP motifs-containing protein 1: protein MGKEHKKHKKHKHSKSKHKPKDDHEYHVPIVPLKSDVRPKSVSVATPTAGESRADAVAKPIGPVLPPGLSSSDGGKHETDTPGPEAGELNHSYGPSLPPHLVPQKRAPGPSLPLDFKIEDTVVAKIDEDISGFGPLPAELITSDSEQLFIQKQLELRAEYMKRKFAGEVYDDNKQETVREKWMLELPPEKAANLGLGARQFRKREAPDMSNRSEWTDTPTDKQRKVQEPKTAEETDMEALKLIAIQKRDEEMEILAETSAKRKPYSLLEMHQEKLKKQKKEKIKEEPAERRPFSRDIDLQCNKFDNAQKQSILKKASQLNNRFSQGESRFL, encoded by the exons ATGGGAAAAGAACACAAAAAGCACAAAAAACACAAACATTCTAAGAGCAAACACAAACCCAAAGACGATCACGAATATCACGTTCCGATCGTTCCGCTCAAGAGCGACGTGCGTCCAAAATCGGTGTCTGTGGCAACGCCGACCGCGGGCGAGTCGAGAGCTGACGCCGTGGCCAAACCTATCGGGCCAGTCCTGCCGCCCGGCCTGTCCAGCTCCGACGGTGGTAAACACGAGACCGATACACCAGGACCAGAGGCCGGCGAACTAAACCACTCGTACGGACCTAGCTTACCGCCGCACCTGGTACCGCAGAAACGCGCTCCAGGACCGTCATTGCCTTTGGATTTCAAAATTGAAGATACAGTAGTCGCCAAGATCGATGAAGACATCTCGGGTTTCGGTCCATTACCGGCCGAGCTGATAACTTCAGACTCCGAGCAACTATTCATACAGAAGCAATTGGAATTGCGAGCTGAATATATGAAACGAAAATTTGCCGGAGAA GTATACGACGACAACAAACAGGAAACGGTTCGTGAGAAATGGATGTTGGAGCTGCCGCCAGAAAAAGCTGCCAACCTAGGTTTAGGAGCAAGGCAGTTTAGAAAACGAGAGGCTCCTGACATGAGTAACCGATCAGAATGGACTGACACGCCGACAGATAAACAGCGTAAAGTTCAAGAACCAAAAACTGCTGAAGAAACGGACATGGAAGCATTGAAACTGATCGCAATTCAAAAACGCGATGAGGAAATGGAAATACTGGCAGAAACCTCAGCAAAACGGAAACCTTATTCATTATTAGAAATGCAccaagaaaaactaaaaaaacaaaaaaag gaaaagaTTAAAGAAGAACCTGCAGAAAGAAGACCTTTTAGTAGGGATATTGATCTGCAATGTAACAAATTTGATAACGCTCAGAAACAATCAATATTGAAAAAAGCCAGTCAGCTGAATAATAGATTTTCACAAGGCGAATCTAGATTTCTCTGa